AATCATCGTTTAAGTTCAGGGTCTCTGCAAACTCAGTTACGCCGAAATAATTTTTATTGGAAATAAGATCATGAAGTTCTTCTTCCTGTTCCTCATTCAGACCTGCCGCATCTGTTAAGCCGCGGAAAAATTCTGCATGACCGACAGAAAGCTGAAACTCTTTCAGACCGGCTTTTTTTAAACAGTCAATTACCATGGCAATGATCTCTGCATCTGCATCTACCGTAGAATCCCCTAAAAGTTCTGCACCAAGCTGTGTGCTTTCCTTTAATCTGCCCTGATAACTGTTGTTATTCAAAAATGTATTGCCCATATAACACAGGCGGATCGGCATATTCTCCTCACCGAAATACATTGCAGCACAGCGTGCGATAGAAGGTGTAATATCCGGACGAAGTACTAACGTATTTCCTTCCCGGTCAAAAAACTTATACAGATCCTTCGAAGGTGTTGTTCCGATCTCTCTGCCAAATGTGTCAAAAAACTCAAATGTCGGTGTCTGAATCGGATGATAACCATATTGTTTCTGCACTTTTAATAATTCATCCTGTAAAATCAGCTTTTTCTCGCATTCGTCATTGTAAATGTCCCTGACACCCTCAGGTGTATGTAATAACTGTCTTTTCATCGCATCTCCATTCCGGGACGTTCTATAACAGGTGCCTCTGTTTTCTATCGTCCCTGCACACATTTTTCTTTCACTTTAGTGTGCTACCTTGTTACCATATGAAACTGTTGTTTATTATATTGGAAAACAAATGGAATGTCAATCCCTTGCCAGTAAATCTTTTTGCAGGGTATCCAGATAGGGAACCAGAACTGCTTTTCCTTTTGGGAGAAAATAATCAGGCTCTAATTCTTCATACCGGAAACTTTTTCTTCCACCCTCTTTGGCTCGGTTCCAGAATTCTAACAGCTTTACAAGACGCAGATAATAAAATTCATCCCTTGCGGTAAAACTGATCAGGAAAAATGAAATTCCTCCCTGTTTTTCATAATTTTCCATAAATGTCACCTGATGTTCATGAATATTCTGAAGAGGAAATGTATCCGTTGCACATTCTTTTGCATCAAAGCAGACCGGAATCCCCTG
The Roseburia rectibacter DNA segment above includes these coding regions:
- the hisZ gene encoding ATP phosphoribosyltransferase regulatory subunit, yielding MKRQLLHTPEGVRDIYNDECEKKLILQDELLKVQKQYGYHPIQTPTFEFFDTFGREIGTTPSKDLYKFFDREGNTLVLRPDITPSIARCAAMYFGEENMPIRLCYMGNTFLNNNSYQGRLKESTQLGAELLGDSTVDADAEIIAMVIDCLKKAGLKEFQLSVGHAEFFRGLTDAAGLNEEQEEELHDLISNKNYFGVTEFAETLNLNDDLKALFGMLGNLYTGADELQTAKKYADAYPRILNAIERLEELHQVLKIYGIDKYVSVELGIVSNYQYYTGIIFAGYTFGSGEPIVKGGRYDELLTYFGKESASIGFAIVIDQLMAALSRQKIEIPVQYQNELIIYGQEMRSEAVKKAMELRKCGSNVELMARDISKTEEDYRAYAEQNHCVNVTFM
- a CDS encoding Holliday junction resolvase RecU produces the protein MATWNSRGLRGSTLEEFINRTNETYLANGLALIQKVPTPITPINIDKETRHITLAYFDQKSTVDYIGAVQGIPVCFDAKECATDTFPLQNIHEHQVTFMENYEKQGGISFFLISFTARDEFYYLRLVKLLEFWNRAKEGGRKSFRYEELEPDYFLPKGKAVLVPYLDTLQKDLLARD